From Clupea harengus unplaced genomic scaffold, Ch_v2.0.2, whole genome shotgun sequence, a single genomic window includes:
- the fbxo5 gene encoding F-box only protein 5: protein MKSIGCKRKRPVSCEKSTEMKCPLSAESLVSGCTEQRVTKAVDEPDLNSSPRKKCVSVSMKSLPSPGVTSVTFHSDSVKGKENKEFYTPGTLKRIVPDETVRGDGLYDDSGYLSLHNSHIEYSDVDFREHFSPSSVESTPDINGLSTSTLPILSFQQKVCRKLSETFKKSQSYDWSVINALANNSGLQNVIGGKMGLECVDILSTLFEKDMKHILTTILHQLGDSDLISCKKVSKTWGEIICQEKSALKRCTEAEQRIWLESRPTGSFSRDFARSRVVLSSMQRITSTPVSTPSKKVVLRKNVTPGQAASKKTSQFQKFQEAARTLKQHEGLRACRQCNSPARYDSAMKRAVCTRASCAYDFCTLCLASFHGSSSCRTGVLGSTPSSRSSSPAAAHLPCSKQSRRNIRRL, encoded by the exons ATGAAAAGCATAGGCTGCAAAAGGAAGAGACCTGTATCTTGTGAAAAG AGCACGGAAATGAAGTGCCCACTGTCTGCGGAATCCCTCGTTTCAGGTTGCACGGAACAACGTGTTACCAAGGCTGTGGATGAACCAGACCTCAATTCTTCTCCCCGGAAGAAATGTGTCAGCGTATCTATGAAGTCTTTGCCTTCTCCGGGTGTCACCTCAGTAACGTTTCACTCTGACTCTGTTAAaggcaaagaaaacaaagaattTTACACACCAGGAACTCTTAAAAGGATAGTACCAGATGAGACAGTGAGGGGTGATGGGCTATATGATGACAGTGGCTATCTGTCCCTTCACAACAGCCACATTGAGTACAGTGATGTGgacttcagagagcacttctcTCCTTCTAGTGTCGAAAGCACACCAGACATTAATGGACTCTCCACATCCACTCTCCCTATACTGAGTTTTCAACAGAAAGTGTGTCGCAAGTTGTCAGAAACTTTTAAAAAGAGCCAGAGCTATGACTGGTCAGTCATAAACGCGCTGGCAAACAACAGTGGACTCCAGAATGTCATTGGTGGGAAAATGGGTCTGGAATGTGTCGACATTCTCAGCACCCTGTTCGAAAAAGACATGAAGCACATTCTCACCACGATTCTGCACCAACTTGGGGATTCTGACTTAATTAG TTGTAAAAAAGTGAGCAAAACTTGGGGGGAGATCATCTGTCAAGAAAAGTCTGCACTTAAGCGCTGCACAGAAGCTGAGCAGAGAATATGG CTGGAGTCAAGACCAACTGGTTCCTTCTCGCGAGACTTTGCCCGATCCAGGGTGGTGTTGTCGTCTATGCAGCGCATAACATCCACCCCGGTGAGCACTCCCAGCAAGAAGGTGGTCTTGCGAAAAAACGTGACACCGGGTCAAGCTGCCTCCAAGAAAACGAGCCAGTTCCAAAAATTCCAAGAG GCTGCTAGGACACTGAAGCAGCATGAGGGGTTGAGGGCCTGCCGACAGTGTAACTCGCCAGCGCGTTACGACAGTGCCATGAAGCGAGCCGTGTGCACGCGTGCCAGCTGCGCCTACGACTTCTGCACCCTCTGCCTGGCATCCTTCCacggctcctcctcctgccgcaCTGGTGTGCTGGGTAGCACCCCCTCCTCCAGGTCCAGCAGCCCTGCTGCCGCACACCTACCCTGCAGCAAGCAGAGCAGGAGGAACATCCGCCGACTCTGA
- the mtrf1l gene encoding peptide chain release factor 1-like, mitochondrial, which translates to MNRTRSIMQLYGKCWFSRIPTRCFLSWVSDAYHVPRVQRLYHRNIYTRHHISRHETHSMFGHMLKLRGFHGSQSVLLSKILSVEEMFSKPSLQEYLNKVEDEYDASLNSVNTMEGQSHGEEELSQKRIRVSVLRPLVQHIGDLRLKQKELEETEELLKDPDLCELAEMEREACQTVIQDLKQTILSLIIPAEESDMSDLVLEVTAGIGGQEAMLFTAEMFDMYQSFAAFQGWGFEVLEYTPSEIGGLRQGSASICGHLTYKKMKFEAGVHRVQRVPKTEKQGRMHTSTTTVAILPQPTEITFTIQSKDLRIETKRASGAGGQHVNTTDSAVRIVHIPTGVVSECQQERSQIKNKETAMKWLRAKLYSMKLEEETSKRYQTRKLQIGSKGRSEKIRTYNFSQDRVTDHRIGKTVHDVRGFILGEDLLEEMSVSLQQFSEQETLLDILGDNDS; encoded by the exons ATGAACAGGACTAGGTCGATCATGCAACTTTATGGTAAATGTTGGTTCAGTCGGATTCCGACTAGATGCTTTCTGAGTTGGGTTTCTGACGCCTATCATGTACCCCGCGTACAAAGATTGTACcacagaaatatatatacaagGCATCATATCAGTAGACATGAAACCCACTCAATGTTTGGGCACATGTTAAAGCTTCGTGGTTTTCATGGGTCTCAGTCAGTATTGCTGTCGAAGATTTTATCAGTGGAGGAAATGTTTTCGAAGCCATCGTTGCAAGAGTACTTGAATAAAGTGGAAGATGAGTACGATGCTAGTTTAAATAGTGTAAACACGATGGAAGGTCAAAGTCATGGCGAGGAGGAACTGAGTCAGAAGAGGATTCGAGTCTCGGTTTTAAGGCCGTTGGTCCAGCACATCGGAGATCTCAGATTAAAGCAGAAAGAGCTTGAAGAAACTGAGGAATTACTAAAAG ACCCCGATTTATGTGAACTagcagaaatggagagagaagctTGTCAAACCGTTATCCAGGACTTGAAACAAACG ATCCTGTCTCTCATCATTCCTGCTGAGGAATCAGACATGAGTGATCTCGTCCTTGAGGTCACTGCTGGGATTGGAGGACAGGAGGCAATGCTTTTTACAGCAGAGATGTTTGACATGTACCAGAGCTTTGCTGCCTTCCAAGGCTGGGGGTTTGAGGTGCTGGAGTACACACCCAGCGAAATAG GTGGATTGAGGCAAGGGAGTGCCAGTATTTGTGGGCACTTGACCTACAAGAAGATGAAGTTTGAAGCTGGAGTCCACCGCGTGCAGAGGGTCCCCAAAACTGAGAAACAGGGCCGCATGCACACCAGCACAACGACAGTTGCAATATTACCTCAGCCCACAGAG ATCACATTTACAATTCAGTCAAAAGATCTCAGGATTGAGACAAAGAGGGCCAGTGGAGCTGGGGGACagcatgtcaacacaacagaCAGTGCTGTACGAATTGTCCATATCCCCACAG GAGTGGTATCAGAGTGTCAGCAGGAACGGTCCCAGataaagaataaagaaacagCCATGAAGTGGCTACGGGCAAAGCTTTACAGCATGAAGCTGGAAGAGGAGACAAGTAAAAGATACCAGACACGCAAGCTACAG ATTGGAAGCAAAGGGAGATCGGAAAAGATCAGGACCTACAATTTTTCCCAAGATCGCGTTACGGACCATCGTATTGGGAAAACGGTGCATGACGTCCGGGGATTTATCTTGGGAGAAGACTTATTAGAAGAAATGAGCGTGTCTTTACAGCAGTTTTCTGAACAAGAAACACTTCTGGACATTTTGGGGGATAATGACAGCTGA